A genomic stretch from Empedobacter stercoris includes:
- a CDS encoding YCF48-related protein: MKYILLLLSSLSFAQTYQIINEENLDVSYRGLAFQDAKTFVVSGSKNTIGKTIDGGKTFTWINPKVVENRDFRDIEVLSKGNYLALGIDSPAYILQTKDGGHTWNKVYENNEKGIFLDAIYVDKNSKKITVLGDPMSPDKPFVLTSTMTNPTKWEVAKSLHGQSLRLKNPKEAFFASSGSNLYVDTKQTLIVTGGELSNLYYYTPKGGQMYTLEKTKSTTSGINGMAYDAANNVGYLVGGDFMKPEDSSYNFYKFKMINGKISFQDSWKYPIGYKSGVTIISKDKVLVCGYSGVDYSTDGGHNWVNITKDSYNTCTVSPDKKYVILVGNKGKIAKVTL; this comes from the coding sequence CAGGATGCTAAAACATTTGTAGTCTCGGGTTCTAAAAATACCATTGGAAAAACAATTGACGGAGGAAAAACGTTTACTTGGATCAACCCGAAAGTTGTAGAGAATAGAGATTTCAGGGATATTGAAGTTTTAAGTAAAGGTAATTATTTGGCTTTAGGAATCGATTCTCCTGCTTATATTTTACAAACGAAAGATGGTGGTCATACGTGGAATAAAGTTTATGAAAATAATGAAAAAGGAATTTTTTTAGATGCCATTTATGTGGATAAAAATTCTAAAAAGATTACTGTTTTGGGCGATCCTATGTCTCCAGATAAACCATTTGTCTTAACTTCTACGATGACAAATCCTACAAAATGGGAGGTTGCTAAATCGCTTCACGGTCAATCTTTAAGATTGAAAAATCCAAAAGAAGCTTTTTTTGCATCGAGTGGAAGTAATTTGTATGTTGATACAAAACAAACGTTAATAGTTACGGGTGGAGAATTGTCTAATTTGTATTATTACACACCAAAAGGTGGACAAATGTATACGTTGGAAAAAACTAAAAGTACGACTTCTGGAATAAATGGAATGGCTTATGACGCAGCGAATAATGTGGGGTATTTGGTAGGAGGTGATTTTATGAAACCAGAAGATTCAAGCTATAATTTTTATAAATTTAAAATGATAAATGGGAAAATTTCTTTTCAAGATTCATGGAAATATCCTATTGGATATAAATCTGGTGTAACAATAATTTCTAAAGATAAAGTTTTAGTTTGTGGCTATTCTGGAGTTGACTACTCTACCGATGGAGGACATAATTGGGTAAATATTACTAAAGATAGTTACAATACGTGTACTGTTTCACCGGACAAAAAATATGTAATTTTAGTTGGAAATAAAGGAAAAATAGCTAAAGTTACGTTGTAA
- a CDS encoding DUF1801 domain-containing protein, with protein sequence MQYEVSTLDEYFEIIPPERKEAVKKIYETLKMNLPNGFEEQISYVHIWFVVPHSVYPNGYHCDPTSPLPFIGLASQKNFIALYHMGIYSDEKLLNWFIEEYPKHAKRKLDMGKSCIRFKKTDDIPYDLIGRLASKITPDQWIATYEKNLLTRK encoded by the coding sequence ATGCAATACGAAGTCTCGACATTAGATGAATATTTTGAAATTATTCCTCCAGAAAGAAAAGAAGCTGTAAAAAAAATATATGAAACCTTGAAAATGAATTTGCCTAATGGGTTTGAAGAACAAATAAGTTATGTTCATATATGGTTTGTTGTGCCTCATTCGGTGTATCCAAATGGCTATCATTGCGATCCAACATCTCCTTTACCTTTTATAGGATTAGCTTCACAAAAGAATTTCATTGCGTTGTATCATATGGGAATTTATTCGGATGAAAAGTTACTAAATTGGTTTATAGAAGAATATCCAAAACATGCAAAAAGAAAATTGGATATGGGAAAAAGCTGTATTCGATTCAAAAAAACAGATGATATTCCGTATGATTTAATTGGCAGATTAGCATCTAAAATTACGCCAGATCAATGGATAGCAACTTATGAAAAAAATCTTCTAACTCGAAAATAA